One window from the genome of [Mycobacterium] stephanolepidis encodes:
- a CDS encoding transglycosylase family protein, with protein sequence MSGRHSKPTKAGAKAAKVAVAGAGLVGGGLMMAATAAAATDGEWDQVARCESGNNWAINTGNGYQGGLQFSPSTWINHGGGQFAPSAHLATKEQQIAIAEKVLAGQGRGAWPVCGRGLSGSTPRTAPAANITPAAHHEEQAAAEPAPAPEADEQFVAEAPEAPIVEEAPAPEEAPAPEAQDVEFQSGPAPAEPAPAPEPEAPEAPEAIAAPAPEAPVVDEDPAPEAAPAPEAPTAEDQVLPYEFQSGPAPAEPAPAPEPAPAPAAAPEIPLPAGVPDAADIGFAAGKAAFDAGPVASNGVPNADSIAGVVRHLPDPNNLPPGTTDVTPQDSRGVSYLKDIVFAMQTQDVKASDAILALAQR encoded by the coding sequence ATGAGTGGACGGCACAGTAAGCCCACCAAGGCGGGCGCTAAGGCGGCCAAGGTCGCGGTAGCAGGTGCAGGCCTTGTCGGTGGCGGTCTGATGATGGCCGCGACGGCCGCAGCAGCCACCGACGGTGAGTGGGACCAGGTCGCGCGCTGCGAATCGGGTAACAACTGGGCCATCAACACCGGCAACGGATACCAGGGCGGGCTGCAGTTCTCGCCGAGCACCTGGATCAACCACGGTGGTGGGCAATTCGCCCCGTCCGCTCACCTGGCCACCAAGGAACAGCAGATCGCGATTGCCGAGAAGGTGCTCGCGGGTCAGGGCCGTGGCGCCTGGCCGGTCTGCGGCCGTGGCCTGTCCGGTTCCACCCCGCGGACCGCCCCCGCCGCGAACATCACCCCTGCCGCGCACCATGAGGAGCAGGCCGCCGCAGAGCCCGCTCCGGCTCCCGAGGCCGACGAGCAGTTCGTCGCCGAGGCCCCCGAGGCGCCCATCGTGGAAGAAGCCCCGGCCCCCGAAGAGGCGCCCGCCCCCGAGGCGCAGGACGTCGAATTCCAGTCCGGCCCGGCGCCCGCCGAGCCCGCACCGGCCCCCGAGCCCGAGGCTCCTGAGGCCCCCGAAGCCATCGCCGCTCCGGCGCCCGAGGCACCCGTCGTCGACGAGGATCCCGCCCCCGAAGCGGCTCCGGCTCCCGAAGCCCCCACCGCCGAGGATCAGGTCCTGCCGTACGAATTCCAGTCCGGCCCGGCGCCCGCCGAGCCCGCACCGGCTCCTGAGCCCGCCCCGGCGCCCGCTGCTGCTCCCGAGATCCCGCTCCCCGCGGGTGTCCCGGACGCCGCGGACATCGGATTCGCCGCCGGCAAGGCCGCGTTCGATGCCGGCCCGGTGGCCTCCAACGGCGTGCCGAATGCCGACTCCATCGCGGGAGTTGTTCGGCACCTGCCCGACCCCAACAACCTTCCCCCCGGCACCACCGATGTCACTCCCCAGGACAGTCGCGGAGTGTCCTACCTCAAGGACATCGTCTTCGCCATGCAGACGCAGGATGTCAAGGCCAGCGACGCAATCCTCGCCCTGGCGCAGCGCTAA
- a CDS encoding Rv0880 family HTH-type transcriptional regulator, with amino-acid sequence MSDPDARLASDLSLVVIRLARHLRFRRADSPVSLTQLSALATLLNEGAMTPGALAARERVQPPSMTRVIASLAELGLVERSAHPTDGRQVVVSLSEAGADIVQADRSAREEWLREHLDDFTPEQRVVLRQATDLLSALVNENG; translated from the coding sequence GTGAGCGACCCCGATGCCCGGTTGGCCAGCGATCTCTCGCTTGTTGTCATCCGCCTGGCCCGGCATCTGCGGTTCCGGCGCGCGGATTCGCCGGTCTCGTTGACGCAGTTGTCGGCATTGGCGACGTTGCTTAACGAGGGGGCGATGACCCCGGGTGCGCTGGCCGCCCGCGAGCGTGTGCAGCCGCCGTCGATGACGCGGGTGATCGCCTCGTTGGCCGAGCTCGGGCTGGTGGAGCGCTCGGCGCATCCGACCGACGGGCGCCAGGTAGTTGTCTCGTTGTCGGAGGCGGGTGCCGATATCGTGCAGGCCGATCGCAGCGCCCGCGAGGAGTGGTTGCGCGAGCACCTGGACGATTTCACCCCGGAGCAACGGGTGGTGCTGCGGCAGGCGACCGACCTGCTGTCGGCGCTGGTCAATGAAAACGGTTAG
- the moaA gene encoding GTP 3',8-cyclase MoaA yields MTPLIDSFGRIATDLRVSLTDRCNLRCTYCMPAEGLDWLRSDALLTADEYIRLIGIAVSELGIRSVRFTGGEPLIYKDLERIITAVAALSPRPDIALTTNGIGLDRKAAALRDAGLDRINVSLDTLDADRFAAITRRDRLTDVLAGLEAASAAGLTPTKINAVLTPEQYKEDSVELLRFSLEHGFELRIIEQMPLDAGHHWSRAHMVTADEVHAALSREFTLSTDPVPRGSAPAQRWLVNGGPATVGIIASVSRPFCGDCDRTRLTADGQIRNCLFATTETDLRGLLRSGADDAAVASAWQAAMWGKKPGHGINDPSFLQPDRPMSAIGG; encoded by the coding sequence ATGACCCCGTTGATCGATTCGTTCGGCCGCATCGCGACCGACTTACGGGTGTCCTTGACCGACCGGTGCAATCTGCGCTGCACATACTGCATGCCAGCAGAGGGATTGGACTGGCTGCGCAGCGACGCACTGCTCACCGCCGACGAATACATCCGGCTGATCGGCATCGCGGTGAGCGAGCTCGGAATCCGTAGCGTCCGATTCACCGGCGGAGAGCCGTTGATATACAAGGACTTAGAGCGAATCATCACCGCGGTGGCCGCGCTGTCGCCACGTCCGGATATCGCGCTGACCACCAACGGCATCGGCCTGGACCGCAAGGCCGCCGCGCTACGAGACGCCGGGCTGGACCGCATCAACGTGTCGCTGGATACGTTGGATGCGGATCGCTTCGCCGCTATCACCCGCCGCGACCGGCTGACCGACGTTCTCGCCGGCCTCGAAGCCGCGAGCGCTGCCGGGTTGACCCCGACAAAGATCAATGCCGTGCTGACGCCCGAGCAGTACAAGGAGGACTCGGTCGAGCTACTGCGATTCAGTCTGGAGCACGGATTCGAGCTGCGGATCATTGAACAGATGCCACTGGATGCCGGGCACCACTGGAGCCGCGCTCACATGGTGACGGCCGACGAGGTCCACGCCGCCCTGAGCCGGGAATTCACCTTGAGCACGGATCCGGTGCCTCGTGGCAGCGCTCCAGCACAACGCTGGCTGGTCAACGGGGGTCCCGCCACGGTCGGGATCATCGCCTCGGTGTCGCGACCGTTCTGCGGGGACTGCGACCGCACCCGGCTGACGGCCGACGGTCAGATACGCAATTGCCTGTTCGCCACCACCGAGACGGACCTGCGCGGGCTGCTCCGCTCGGGCGCCGACGACGCGGCAGTGGCCTCGGCCTGGCAGGCCGCCATGTGGGGAAAGAAGCCGGGACACGGGATCAATGACCCGTCCTTCCTGCAGCCGGACCGTCCCATGAGCGCGATCGGCGGCTAG
- a CDS encoding DUF3027 domain-containing protein, whose translation MDITISGRDALYTCIDQARTAIVEFSGETVGKYLGASSESTDLHALTHRFEADLPGYRGWHWEVVMAAAPGATVATVSEVVLVPGTEALRAPNWVPWEERIRPGDLGPGDLLAPPPNDPRLVPGYTDSGDAQVTETAGEIGLGRKQVLSLTGRVDAAQRWFDGDCGPDTEMARATRRVCRSCGFYLPLAGSLGVAFGACANSMSADGRVVHIEYGCGAHSDTPQPLNSAMPLYEPFDDGVLDLAD comes from the coding sequence ATGGACATCACTATCTCCGGCCGCGACGCCCTCTATACCTGTATCGACCAGGCTCGTACGGCCATCGTCGAGTTCAGTGGGGAGACCGTGGGCAAGTACCTCGGGGCCTCCTCCGAGAGCACTGATCTGCACGCGTTGACTCACCGCTTCGAAGCCGATCTGCCGGGGTACCGCGGATGGCACTGGGAGGTGGTGATGGCCGCGGCACCCGGCGCCACCGTCGCGACCGTCAGTGAGGTGGTGCTTGTTCCGGGCACCGAGGCGCTGCGCGCACCGAACTGGGTGCCCTGGGAGGAGCGCATCCGCCCGGGCGACCTGGGCCCCGGCGACCTTCTCGCCCCGCCGCCCAACGACCCTCGCCTGGTACCCGGATACACCGACAGCGGAGATGCGCAGGTCACCGAGACCGCGGGTGAGATCGGGTTGGGGCGTAAGCAGGTGCTGAGCCTGACCGGGCGTGTCGACGCCGCACAGCGGTGGTTCGACGGCGACTGCGGTCCGGACACCGAGATGGCGCGCGCCACCCGCCGGGTGTGCCGATCCTGCGGCTTCTACCTGCCGCTGGCCGGCTCACTGGGTGTCGCCTTCGGGGCGTGTGCCAACTCCATGTCGGCCGACGGCCGTGTCGTGCACATCGAGTACGGCTGCGGCGCTCATTCCGACACGCCGCAGCCACTCAACTCCGCGATGCCGTTGTACGAGCCCTTTGACGACGGCGTCCTGGATCTGGCGGACTAA
- a CDS encoding MFS transporter produces MANYPTGGAPRDPLRASGSSKRDPGRASGSSNRYLPPLGQERREESRRRPSPEREIPPKLTVTRVAAMRSREMGSRMYGLFHKAATADGADKSGLTALTYPVMANFAVDAAMAVALANTLFFAAATAESKSKVALYLLITIAPFAVIAPLIGPALDRLQHGRRAALAASFGLRIALAVIMIANYDGASGSFPPWVLYPCALSMLVLSKSFGVLRSAVTPRVLPPTIDLVRVNSRLTTFGLVGGTIVGGAIAGAFELTFTRVFQLPGALFAVMAAAAVGAWSSMRIPKWVEVTAGEVPTTFGYHGDDGEHPTILLRRSHKQQDKIRQPLGRNIITALWGNSTIKVMVGFLTLYPAFVAKSHDAHGFQQLAMLGMIGAAAGIGNFAGNATSARLKLGRPALLVVRCAGAVTVVALAAAVTGVLAVVVFATLVTSGVSAIAKASLDASLQDDLPEESRASAFGRSEALLQLSWVLGGAIGVMIYTDLWVGFTVISAVLILGLAQTLASFRGASLIPGLGGNRPVMAEQEGGKVVA; encoded by the coding sequence ATGGCCAACTATCCGACGGGCGGCGCCCCGCGCGACCCTCTTCGCGCGAGCGGCTCATCGAAGCGCGATCCTGGTCGCGCGAGCGGCTCATCGAACCGGTATCTGCCGCCGCTGGGCCAGGAACGCCGGGAAGAGTCGCGGCGGCGTCCTTCGCCTGAGCGGGAGATCCCGCCGAAGCTGACGGTCACCCGGGTGGCCGCCATGCGCAGCCGCGAAATGGGCTCGCGGATGTACGGGTTGTTCCACAAGGCCGCGACCGCCGACGGCGCCGACAAATCCGGCCTGACCGCGCTCACCTATCCGGTGATGGCCAACTTTGCGGTGGATGCCGCGATGGCGGTGGCCCTCGCCAACACACTCTTCTTCGCCGCCGCCACCGCCGAGTCCAAGAGCAAGGTGGCGCTGTACCTGCTCATCACCATTGCCCCGTTCGCCGTTATCGCCCCGCTGATCGGTCCCGCACTGGATCGCCTGCAACATGGGCGCCGGGCGGCGTTGGCGGCCTCATTCGGGCTGCGCATCGCGCTGGCCGTCATCATGATCGCCAACTACGACGGTGCCAGCGGCAGCTTCCCGCCCTGGGTGCTGTATCCGTGCGCATTGTCAATGCTGGTGCTGTCCAAATCCTTTGGCGTGTTGCGAAGCGCAGTAACACCGCGGGTGCTGCCGCCGACCATCGACCTGGTGCGCGTCAACTCACGGCTCACGACCTTCGGATTGGTCGGCGGGACCATCGTGGGCGGCGCCATCGCCGGCGCCTTCGAGCTCACGTTCACCCGGGTATTCCAGTTACCCGGAGCGCTTTTCGCCGTGATGGCCGCTGCGGCAGTGGGCGCCTGGTCGTCCATGCGCATCCCCAAGTGGGTCGAGGTGACCGCCGGTGAGGTGCCCACCACCTTCGGCTACCACGGCGACGACGGTGAACACCCGACGATCCTGCTCCGACGCTCCCATAAGCAGCAGGACAAGATCCGCCAGCCACTGGGCCGCAACATCATCACCGCGCTGTGGGGTAACAGCACCATCAAGGTAATGGTGGGTTTCCTCACGCTGTACCCGGCTTTCGTCGCCAAATCCCATGACGCACACGGCTTCCAACAACTCGCGATGCTCGGCATGATCGGCGCCGCCGCCGGCATCGGGAACTTCGCGGGCAATGCCACCAGCGCCCGGCTCAAGCTCGGTCGCCCCGCCCTGCTTGTCGTGCGGTGCGCCGGCGCGGTCACGGTGGTGGCGCTCGCGGCGGCGGTTACCGGAGTTCTGGCGGTCGTGGTGTTCGCGACACTGGTGACATCGGGAGTCAGCGCCATCGCGAAGGCGTCCCTGGACGCCTCACTGCAAGATGACCTGCCCGAGGAATCCCGGGCGTCGGCGTTCGGGCGTTCCGAGGCGCTGCTGCAGCTGTCCTGGGTACTCGGTGGCGCTATCGGCGTGATGATCTACACCGATCTGTGGGTGGGATTCACGGTGATATCCGCGGTGCTCATCCTCGGCCTGGCGCAGACGCTGGCCAGCTTCCGCGGCGCCTCCCTGATTCCGGGCCTGGGCGGTAACCGCCCGGTGATGGCCGAACAAGAGGGTGGCAAGGTAGTCGCGTGA
- a CDS encoding class I SAM-dependent methyltransferase translates to MNMTAPTTPPDVPSQETFEAVYNGKPMFEGAPAAGVPWDIRDAQPRIKELAAYGALRGDILDIGCGLGENSIYLTQQGLSVTGLDFSPSAIDQAKQRATAAGVTVDLQVADATKLDGWDGRFDTVIDSAVYHCFDHEGHQQYANALHRATRPGARWFIACFGDGTVNGIAMPFGVQDPEEIKSVLSDAKWNIQYFGRTTYLGSRAAFVGAALPNIDPEQMPADMRERYQRPGVAEQAQKTFARLQQLDDDIIHMPFFSIVAERG, encoded by the coding sequence GTGAACATGACGGCACCGACCACTCCCCCGGACGTTCCCAGTCAAGAGACATTCGAAGCTGTCTACAACGGCAAACCCATGTTCGAGGGCGCTCCCGCCGCGGGCGTGCCATGGGATATCAGGGATGCGCAACCGCGGATCAAAGAGCTCGCCGCGTACGGCGCGTTGCGCGGCGACATCTTGGATATCGGCTGCGGGCTCGGCGAGAACTCCATCTATCTCACTCAGCAAGGCCTGTCGGTCACCGGTCTGGACTTCTCCCCCTCGGCCATCGATCAGGCGAAGCAACGGGCCACCGCCGCGGGTGTGACCGTCGATCTGCAGGTTGCCGATGCGACCAAGCTCGACGGCTGGGACGGGCGGTTCGACACCGTGATCGACAGCGCCGTATATCACTGTTTCGACCACGAAGGTCATCAGCAATACGCGAACGCACTGCACCGGGCCACTCGACCGGGTGCGCGCTGGTTCATCGCCTGCTTTGGCGACGGCACCGTGAATGGCATCGCGATGCCATTCGGCGTACAAGATCCCGAAGAGATCAAGAGCGTGCTATCCGACGCCAAGTGGAACATCCAATACTTCGGCCGGACAACCTATCTCGGATCACGAGCGGCGTTTGTCGGCGCCGCACTGCCCAACATCGATCCCGAGCAGATGCCTGCCGATATGCGTGAGCGCTATCAACGCCCGGGCGTGGCAGAACAAGCGCAGAAGACCTTTGCGCGTCTCCAACAGCTGGATGACGACATCATCCACATGCCGTTTTTCAGTATCGTCGCAGAAAGAGGCTAA
- a CDS encoding SRPBCC family protein, with protein MPNASLLETAVEINAPVEKVWGLIADLENMPRWSPQTRKMFVRGPVQAGTNVVNYNRKGWKVWPTRAVLTAVEPNKRLAWHVKDNLSEWSYELEPTAAGGTRVTERRVMGEKRSAISTNLQNLMLGGTEVFDEALLEGMRTSLARIKAAAEGV; from the coding sequence ATGCCCAACGCATCACTGCTGGAAACCGCCGTCGAGATCAATGCGCCGGTGGAGAAGGTATGGGGATTGATCGCCGATCTGGAGAACATGCCGCGGTGGAGCCCACAGACCCGCAAGATGTTCGTGCGCGGACCCGTGCAGGCGGGCACCAATGTCGTCAACTACAACCGCAAGGGCTGGAAGGTATGGCCGACGCGTGCCGTGCTGACCGCCGTCGAGCCCAACAAGCGTCTTGCCTGGCACGTCAAAGACAACCTGAGCGAGTGGAGCTACGAGCTGGAGCCCACCGCGGCCGGTGGCACCAGGGTCACCGAGCGTCGGGTGATGGGTGAGAAGCGCTCAGCGATCTCCACCAACCTGCAGAATTTGATGCTCGGCGGCACCGAGGTGTTCGACGAGGCACTGCTGGAGGGCATGCGGACGTCGCTGGCCAGGATCAAAGCAGCCGCAGAAGGCGTTTAG
- a CDS encoding cold-shock protein has product MPTGKVKWYDAEKGFGFLSQEDGEDVYVRSSALPAGVEGLKAGQKVEFGMAAGRRGPQALSLKLIDAPPSVQKTRRESSGPVNHKHTTDELHGMIEDMITLLEGTVQTELRKGRYPDRKIARKVSEVVRAVAAELDA; this is encoded by the coding sequence GTGCCAACCGGCAAGGTCAAGTGGTACGACGCCGAGAAGGGCTTCGGCTTCCTGTCGCAGGAGGACGGCGAGGACGTGTACGTCCGGTCCTCTGCGCTGCCTGCTGGCGTTGAGGGGCTCAAGGCCGGTCAGAAGGTCGAGTTCGGCATGGCTGCGGGCCGCCGTGGTCCGCAGGCGCTGAGCCTCAAGTTGATTGACGCGCCGCCCTCGGTGCAGAAGACGCGCCGCGAGAGCAGCGGGCCGGTGAACCATAAGCACACCACCGATGAGCTGCACGGCATGATCGAGGACATGATCACCCTGCTGGAGGGCACGGTGCAGACCGAGCTGCGCAAGGGGCGGTACCCGGATCGCAAGATCGCCCGCAAGGTGTCCGAGGTCGTGCGCGCCGTCGCCGCTGAGCTGGACGCCTGA
- a CDS encoding DUF2771 domain-containing protein, translated as MKAKLAALAAVLVLTAAAMVGFIAWQLHEHREGPAERPEISAFTHGTVIHAAPYQYCDKNKLDQCDPPGHTVQLAVNAHEPVQLSVDGRIAQAPWMLSRIYAPVDDVDHKRAESSVYRDHRTAVTIPTIDGEGRRLVGLEIKLPTVVQTETGDLLEVTHAIWSVATVWQN; from the coding sequence GTGAAGGCAAAACTGGCGGCACTTGCCGCCGTCCTGGTGCTGACCGCTGCCGCGATGGTGGGGTTCATCGCCTGGCAGCTGCACGAGCATAGAGAAGGCCCGGCGGAGCGGCCCGAGATCAGCGCATTCACCCACGGCACCGTCATCCATGCCGCGCCTTATCAGTACTGCGACAAGAACAAGCTGGACCAGTGTGACCCGCCCGGACACACCGTCCAGTTGGCCGTCAACGCTCATGAACCCGTGCAACTTTCGGTAGATGGGCGCATCGCCCAGGCGCCATGGATGCTGTCCAGGATCTATGCGCCGGTGGACGACGTCGACCACAAGCGGGCCGAATCAAGCGTGTACCGCGACCATCGAACCGCCGTGACAATCCCAACGATCGACGGCGAGGGGCGGCGACTGGTGGGTCTGGAAATCAAGCTCCCGACGGTGGTTCAGACCGAGACCGGCGACCTGTTGGAGGTCACCCACGCAATCTGGTCCGTGGCCACGGTCTGGCAGAACTAG
- a CDS encoding MFS transporter — translation MADRGGIFVSLRTRNYRLWISGQMVSLVGTWMQRVAQDWLVLDLSHGNAFLLGVVMALQFGPTLLLSVWGGMLADRYDKRRMLMLTQALMALFALTVGLLQVTGLVRIWHVMAVAFAMGCAAAIEAPTRQSFTIEMVGPDRLPNAVGLNSMVFNLAGIIGPAISGVLIGLVGTGWVFLLNFVSFIGVGIALWRMRLDELHPSEPVPPAKGQLRQGFSYVWHRRDLFMIMLTVFLVSTFGLNFSLTLAVLARETFGRGAESYGLLSTALAVGTLLGATLAARRTEKVRMNLFYSAAMAFGVSEAVVSAMPTYLSVAIALIPTGLLALTFTTSAMNIIQLSVDSQLRGRVMGIYMVAFLGGTPLGSPLVGWLADLHGGRMPLLIGGVVSVAAGLTCAVYLRRHPCPVVAEVVPEGGQIRAGLIPPAPVATPVCEPTPLARRV, via the coding sequence GTGGCTGACCGCGGCGGGATATTCGTATCGCTGCGCACACGTAACTACCGGCTATGGATCAGCGGTCAGATGGTGTCGCTCGTCGGCACCTGGATGCAGCGCGTGGCGCAGGACTGGCTGGTGCTGGACCTCTCGCACGGCAACGCCTTCCTGCTCGGTGTGGTCATGGCGTTGCAATTCGGGCCGACGCTGTTGCTATCGGTGTGGGGCGGAATGCTGGCCGACCGCTACGACAAGCGCCGGATGCTGATGTTGACGCAGGCGTTGATGGCGCTGTTCGCGTTGACGGTGGGGCTTCTGCAGGTCACCGGGCTTGTCCGGATCTGGCATGTGATGGCGGTGGCCTTCGCGATGGGATGTGCCGCGGCAATCGAGGCACCCACCAGGCAATCCTTCACCATTGAGATGGTGGGCCCGGACCGCCTGCCCAACGCGGTCGGACTCAACTCCATGGTGTTCAACCTCGCGGGCATCATCGGGCCCGCGATCTCCGGGGTGTTGATCGGGCTCGTTGGTACCGGCTGGGTCTTCCTCCTGAACTTCGTCAGTTTCATCGGTGTGGGCATCGCGTTGTGGCGCATGCGGCTTGACGAGCTGCACCCGAGTGAACCTGTTCCGCCGGCTAAGGGGCAACTGCGTCAAGGATTTTCGTACGTGTGGCACCGTCGCGACCTGTTCATGATCATGCTTACCGTGTTCCTGGTCTCTACATTCGGGCTGAATTTCTCGCTGACCCTTGCGGTGCTGGCACGAGAGACCTTCGGTCGCGGCGCCGAGTCATACGGGCTGCTCTCGACGGCGCTGGCGGTCGGCACATTGTTGGGCGCCACCCTGGCTGCCCGGCGCACCGAGAAGGTGCGTATGAATTTGTTCTACAGCGCCGCTATGGCTTTCGGGGTTTCCGAGGCTGTCGTCAGTGCGATGCCCACGTATCTTTCGGTGGCCATAGCGCTCATCCCGACGGGTCTACTTGCGCTGACGTTCACCACGTCGGCGATGAATATCATTCAGCTGTCCGTGGATTCGCAGCTGCGGGGAAGGGTGATGGGCATTTACATGGTGGCTTTCCTGGGTGGCACTCCGCTGGGCAGCCCGTTGGTGGGCTGGTTGGCCGATCTGCACGGCGGGCGGATGCCGCTGCTGATCGGCGGGGTGGTGTCGGTGGCTGCCGGGCTGACCTGCGCGGTGTATCTGCGCCGTCACCCGTGTCCGGTTGTCGCCGAGGTGGTTCCCGAAGGCGGTCAGATACGTGCCGGGCTTATTCCGCCCGCCCCGGTCGCCACCCCGGTGTGCGAACCGACGCCGCTGGCGAGGCGGGTGTAG
- a CDS encoding class I SAM-dependent methyltransferase — MTAPTQNTFEDLYRESTKDGGPIVPWDSKDAKPRIKELALLGAVRGDVLDIGCGLGDNAIYLAQQGFNVTGLDFAPSAIEQAKGRAAAAGVTIDFQVADATKLDGWDSRFDTVIDSGVYHCFDNEGTAKYASALHRATRPGARWYIWCFAHGGVHGVPTPFQNALRAEDIEQTLTANGWTVLQLNPTTMAAPKAEFLNTIRGTYRGDPEILDRLERDVDDPLLYVPVYTVIVERA, encoded by the coding sequence ATGACCGCACCCACTCAGAACACATTTGAGGATCTGTACCGAGAGAGCACCAAGGACGGCGGGCCCATCGTCCCGTGGGATTCCAAGGACGCCAAACCCCGCATCAAGGAGCTGGCTCTGCTCGGCGCGGTTCGCGGCGACGTCCTGGACATCGGCTGCGGGCTCGGCGACAACGCTATTTACCTTGCCCAACAGGGCTTTAACGTCACCGGATTGGACTTCGCACCCTCCGCAATCGAACAGGCCAAGGGCCGGGCCGCAGCAGCCGGCGTCACCATCGACTTCCAAGTCGCCGATGCGACCAAGCTCGACGGCTGGGACTCGAGATTCGACACCGTGATCGACAGCGGCGTCTACCACTGCTTCGACAATGAGGGAACCGCGAAGTACGCGAGCGCCCTGCACCGCGCCACGCGCCCTGGAGCACGCTGGTACATATGGTGTTTCGCGCACGGCGGAGTCCACGGCGTGCCGACACCGTTCCAGAACGCCCTGCGGGCGGAGGACATCGAGCAGACGCTGACCGCCAATGGGTGGACCGTGCTACAGCTGAACCCGACCACGATGGCGGCACCAAAGGCCGAGTTCCTCAACACGATTCGTGGAACCTACCGTGGAGACCCCGAAATACTCGACCGGCTGGAACGAGATGTCGACGATCCGCTGCTCTACGTCCCCGTGTACACGGTGATCGTCGAACGGGCATAG
- a CDS encoding MoaD/ThiS family protein, with translation MSIRVRYFAAAANAAGIEEETVELPTGASFDDLTRQLAAKGPELERVLARCSFLYDGVAVRDRSHRPESGSIVDVLPPFAGG, from the coding sequence GTGAGCATCCGGGTCCGGTATTTCGCCGCAGCCGCGAACGCCGCAGGCATCGAAGAGGAGACCGTGGAGCTCCCCACGGGGGCTTCTTTCGACGACCTGACGCGCCAGCTGGCCGCAAAAGGACCGGAACTGGAACGCGTATTGGCGCGTTGTTCCTTTCTCTATGACGGCGTGGCCGTCCGCGACCGCTCCCACCGCCCGGAATCAGGCTCTATCGTGGATGTTCTGCCTCCGTTCGCTGGTGGATAG
- a CDS encoding DUF2530 domain-containing protein produces the protein MDTPAPQPPPLPAALLNPWPVVVAGTVLWLIANIIAFTIPALESWRPITLAGLGTGALGTVIVLLQVRAVRRGSRGAQTGL, from the coding sequence GTGGACACCCCCGCGCCCCAACCGCCCCCGCTCCCGGCCGCACTGCTCAATCCGTGGCCGGTTGTCGTCGCAGGCACAGTGCTGTGGCTCATTGCCAACATCATCGCCTTCACCATTCCTGCGCTCGAGAGCTGGCGTCCCATAACGCTCGCCGGACTCGGTACCGGCGCGCTGGGCACCGTCATCGTCCTGCTACAAGTTCGTGCAGTGCGGCGCGGCTCACGCGGCGCACAAACCGGCCTGTAG
- a CDS encoding DNA alkylation repair protein, whose protein sequence is MAALDAIGDPGRAEKSARFFKTGPGEYGEGDVFVGVSVPEQRALARQFRGIGREAVVRLLASEVHEHRLTGLILAVWEFAHANGAERDAWVQMYLRQVRGGRVNNWDLVDSSAEQILGEWLVGQDYSPLLQLAAEDDLWRRRVGIIGTFAFTKRGDAQPLLAVASLVIDDRRDLIQKAYGWMLREAGKRCGTEILLGYLDAHAAAMGRTALGYATEHLDAAARAEYRALR, encoded by the coding sequence ATCGCGGCGCTCGATGCCATCGGTGATCCCGGCCGGGCCGAGAAATCCGCGCGGTTCTTCAAGACCGGACCGGGCGAGTACGGCGAGGGCGACGTCTTTGTCGGTGTGTCCGTACCCGAACAGCGCGCGCTGGCGCGACAGTTCCGTGGCATCGGACGCGAGGCGGTGGTGCGGCTGCTGGCCAGTGAGGTGCACGAGCACCGATTGACGGGGCTGATTCTGGCGGTGTGGGAGTTCGCGCATGCCAACGGCGCCGAACGCGATGCCTGGGTACAGATGTACCTGCGGCAGGTCCGTGGCGGCCGGGTGAACAACTGGGACCTGGTCGATTCCTCGGCTGAGCAGATTCTGGGTGAATGGCTTGTCGGCCAGGACTATTCGCCGCTGCTGCAACTAGCGGCAGAAGATGACCTCTGGCGTCGGCGGGTGGGCATCATCGGCACCTTCGCCTTCACCAAACGTGGTGACGCGCAACCCCTTCTCGCGGTGGCATCGCTGGTGATCGACGACCGGCGTGACCTCATCCAGAAGGCCTACGGCTGGATGCTGCGTGAAGCCGGAAAGCGTTGTGGTACCGAGATTCTCCTCGGTTACCTCGATGCACACGCCGCCGCTATGGGTCGCACCGCACTGGGCTATGCCACCGAGCATCTGGATGCCGCGGCACGCGCGGAGTATCGCGCTCTGCGCTAG